The window GGCGCTTCGCCACCGGAACCGCGGTAGCGCCGGCTTGCGCTGACCATGATTTCCATGGGCTTCTTCTATACCAGTTCGTGCTGGTTCTCTTCTTGCGGAAGGTAGCAAACTTCAGGCTGACGGCACGTGCGGAATCTCGAAGCAAAATTCCCGCTGGATGATTCGCGCAAAGCACGTGACCGTGCGGCTGTGATTGGGTACAGGCAACGGTCCGTCCTTCGCCAGCGTGATACGTTCTTTCGCAGCGCGAGCGGCAAGCTCAAGCTGCGCGAGGAAGACGGTCGCGCAATGCTTATTTACTATGGCCGCCGTACCGCCGACGCGCTGCAGCTCAGCACCTATGAGATCGTCGAAATCGTCGATCCTGAAAATACTCGCGCGATGCTGGCCGCTGCGCTGGGAGTAATTGCCGA of the Candidatus Binataceae bacterium genome contains:
- a CDS encoding class IV adenylate cyclase, which codes for MRNLEAKFPLDDSRKARDRAAVIGYRQRSVLRQRDTFFRSASGKLKLREEDGRAMLIYYGRRTADALQLSTYEIVEIVDPENTRAMLAAALGVIAEVRKERTLLMRANVRLHLDRVEELGEFGEIEAVIPEGSDPECSRAAVDELLAALQISRETLIDVSYFELAAQSR